A section of the Virgibacillus sp. NKC19-3 genome encodes:
- a CDS encoding DUF1129 family protein, with amino-acid sequence MNAEELIQMNNEKRKQLSKENKEYYEEMLVYVRLSYDKSDQETEEILAELLDHLLEAQAEGKTAEDVFGREPKKYTDEIIGELPKMVTKKRMQYFIMGVLYFLAAIAFYSGIATLFSHYVLGIEPLTKTYYTGTLALKTLINIPVAFVILYAALQYIRWSCFKKINKVVEFFLSALLGIVAIGLFMLVIFVVPDFGPSVQIPFYVTLLLGVVLYLVGRRVRKAI; translated from the coding sequence ATGAATGCAGAAGAATTAATTCAAATGAATAATGAAAAACGAAAACAGCTGTCAAAGGAAAATAAGGAGTATTATGAGGAAATGCTGGTCTATGTGCGTCTCTCCTATGATAAATCCGATCAGGAAACGGAGGAGATTTTAGCTGAATTACTGGATCATTTACTAGAGGCACAAGCAGAAGGGAAAACAGCGGAGGATGTATTTGGGCGGGAGCCGAAGAAATATACGGACGAAATTATTGGCGAACTCCCTAAAATGGTAACGAAAAAACGCATGCAGTATTTCATCATGGGTGTGCTGTATTTTCTGGCTGCCATTGCCTTTTACTCAGGAATTGCTACGCTTTTTAGTCATTATGTGCTTGGTATAGAACCGTTAACAAAAACGTATTACACGGGAACGCTAGCTCTTAAAACGCTGATCAATATTCCGGTGGCATTTGTGATTTTGTATGCAGCTCTTCAGTATATTCGTTGGTCCTGCTTTAAGAAAATCAACAAAGTAGTGGAATTTTTCTTGTCTGCACTATTGGGGATTGTTGCGATTGGTTTATTTATGCTGGTTATCTTTGTCGTACCAGATTTTGGGCCATCGGTGCAAATTCCGTTCTATGTGACCTTGTTGCTTGGAGTTGTACTGTATTTGGTAGGACGGAGGGTGAGAAAGGCTATATGA
- a CDS encoding PadR family transcriptional regulator, translating into MSIRSQLLKGILEGCILAVVDRQTVYGYELSLKLQDYGLSVSEGSIYPILLRLQKEKLIRGEMQKSPTGPNRKYYYLTDEGAEALEEFKVNWEGLKSPVDRLLHKEE; encoded by the coding sequence TTGTCGATACGAAGTCAATTATTAAAAGGAATATTGGAGGGATGCATTCTTGCGGTAGTCGACCGTCAGACTGTATACGGTTATGAATTATCATTAAAGCTTCAGGATTACGGACTTTCCGTTAGTGAGGGCTCCATTTACCCCATCCTACTAAGACTGCAAAAGGAAAAGCTGATTAGGGGAGAAATGCAAAAATCACCAACCGGCCCAAATCGGAAGTATTATTATCTGACGGATGAGGGAGCGGAGGCCTTAGAGGAATTTAAAGTAAACTGGGAAGGGCTTAAATCTCCAGTCGACCGTTTACTACATAAGGAGGAATAG